The following is a genomic window from Rhizobium sp. 11515TR.
GCGGCTCGCCTTTGCCATCGAGGCAAATATTCGTTCCATTTCTATACCGGGGCGCTTCGGGAAGATAGAATGGACCAAGCACCGTATTCTCCGTGGCACCCGATGGTCTTCGACTATTGATAATTTCGACCAACATAGACACACCCAGTATGTCCGAGAGCAAGATGAACTCCTGCCGCCAGTCGGTGCACTTGTGGCCAACCGCCGTCAAGAAATCGATAGCCTGCTGCCATTCCTCGTGTGTTGGTTCGATTTCCTTCGTCAACGCATGAAGATGCTTGACGACCCCTGACATCACCAACTTCATCCGCGGGCTTACTTCTGCCCCCATGCGCCCGTTGACTGTTGCGACCGAATTTTCCTCGTTTAGGAAGCGGCTCCCTTTCTCTACGGCGGTCGTTCTTGTATCCATTTTTGTCTCCTCCAACGTTGATCTGCTCATGGTGCCGGATGCGCTCCGGCGTACGCACGTTTCAGTAGTTTGATCAGCGCTTCTCGCTCGAGAGGCCGTGGATTCCTGCATGGCTTTGCAAGAACAGCAGCGACTGCGGGTTCAATGCCGTCTTTGGGCATTCCGAGCTCGGCGAGAGCTGCCCTGACCCGGAGCTGCTGATTGAATTCGAAAAGTGACTGTGCAGGGTCGTGCTGTTTGAACACCTTGCCCAGCTTGTCTATGACGTAGGGAATGGCAGGCCCGTTGTACGCCAAGGTATGAGGTAGCAGTGCGGCGTGCAGTTCAGCATGCGGCAAATCGAACATGCCACCCAGCGTATGGCAAAGCTTATGATGAAGAGCCATCGAGACCGAACCGAGGCAGATTCCGCCCAACCAGGCTCCGTAGAGCGCCTTCTCACTGCTTTCGGCGGCTTTCTGGCTTTCCGCAAGATATGGCAAGGAATCATACAATGCAGAAATCGCGTCGACAGCGATCAAATCTACGACGGGATTTCGGTCTTCCGCATAGAGGGCTTCCACAGCATGCGCCATCGCATTGATACCGCTGGCGACGGCTGCTTCTCGAGGCAGCGTAGTAGTTAGCTCTACATCGTAAATTACGGTTTCAGGGAGGATCCGCGGATCGGACCTCGTAACCTTTTGGCCGTCTGCAGTTTCACCCAAGATTGGCGTCATCTCAGAACCGGCATAGGTTGTAGGGATGACAACTTGCGGCAGATCCGTTCGCCATGCGATCGCTTTGCCCAATCCAATGGTGGAGCCGCCGCCAATTGCAACAACTCCATCGACTCGCCGCTCTCGAACGACGCTTAGAGCCTCCTCCGTGACCGATACGGGGGTATGCATTGTTGCGTTTGCGAAGACGCCAACAGCCACCGGGCCGACCGCTTGGGCACACTTCCGCACATAATCTTCTTGCCCCGGTGTGGTGAGAAACAGCGCACGCTTCATTCCGAGCCGCTCCAATTCATTGCCGAGTTCTCTCACCGTCCCTGAGCCAAATAGGACTCGAACGGAGTGGCCTCTATACGTGAACGAATACATTGGATTGCTCCGAGCGGCGATCAAAGAGAGCGCACTGTGCCGGCACGCAGAGCGCGCCGGCACAGTCTCCATCAGGCGGCGTTGTCGCTGGTACGCTCGCCTGGAGAGCTGATATAACCGTCATGAACATCCTGGGCGCGAGCATACTCGGGCTGAAAGCGCACGTTGGCATAGTGAGCGTTCTTCTCGGCTTCCTGAGCGCGTTTGCCAAGTTCGGCGGTATCGCCAAAACCAAGAACTTGCCGGGCGAGCGCTGTAAGAGGACCATCAACGTGGTACTCGGTCCGCTGAAGGGTGAGGAGGTTGATCAGATATAGAGGCGTGCCGTTGAATTTCTCAAACATCTCGTGGCGCGTACCCCATTCTGTAAGGAATCTTTCGCTGATCTGGCGGAAGATTTTAATGCGATCGTGCGCACTGATTTCTGCACCGCGTAGCGCCTCTGCAAGCTTCGGACCTATGTAGGGATCGTCAAGTTCCCTTTTCGTCGGCTGAATGACGATTCCGCGACCGCAGAATTCGATCAGCATGTTCACCATTCTTGGCTGATGCTCGAGATAGTGAGCTCGGCCAAAGTCGATATATATGTTGTTCGGCTTGAAGAGGCCGCCAGGGGTGGCGAATCCGGTTTCTTCTGCAGCAAGCATGAACGCCGTGCACGTCTCGCGGAATCTGATTAGTTCGGCGAGCTGAGACTGTACAACTGGATTATTGCTCGTTCCCAAGGACTGAGTGAGAAGTAAAGCGAGGCCGACCATTAGTTCTGCATGAACGCAATGACGGATCTGTGTTTCGAGGTGAACCCAGTCGAACTGACGCTGCGGGTACCACTTCGCATGCTCGGGGTTGCCGATATGTTGTACTTGGTCCCAAGAGATCAGCACGTCGTCGAAATAGACCATCGCGTCCAGTTCATCGCCGATTGTCGCCAACGGGCGATCATAGGGATCCGCGTTCGGCTGAACGCGTGATTCACGCGCCACGACGGAGATGCCCTTTGTAGCGATCGGAACCAGAGCATAGACCGTCTGCTCAGACGTCTGGCCCGGTCGCCACAAATTGCCAATCAGGATGTGATTGACGAAGGGAACCGAAGTTCCAATGGCCTTCCATCCTCTTACAAGAATGCCTTCGTCGCGCTCTTCCACGATACTAAGCATCGGGGTCTCGCCGAGAGCTTCTACACGGCCGCGATCGAACTGCACGTCAACGAACATCGGGGAGATGGCTAGGTCTTTGCTGGTCACCTCGTCCCACTGGCGTTGAATGTTGCCTGAAAGATCACGATGACCGTTCTTAAAGATTGAGTTGTCGGCCCACGGCTGCTGATCATCGACCTGAGTGAACATCACGCAATTCATACCCATGGGAGGACGCGTGAAGATGCCGCCCTTAAAGTGGCGGAAAATAAAGTCAGCGTATTTGCGGCGGCGGACAGCATCTTCCTTAGTACGCGGAAGGAACCAATGCATCGACTGGCGATTGCCCTTGTCGTCGATGAACGTGGCGATATCCCGGTTGGCCGGATCGAGATGCAGGTCGTAATATTCGGCTATAGCCTTGGCATAACCACGCGTTTTGGGATGAGTGGTTACATCATCGATCAGTTCGCCACCGACGTAGACTTTTCGATTGTCGCGAAGCGATTCGAGGTATTCTTTACCCGTTCTCATAGTTTGTCCTCTGGAGTATTGAAGGTGAGTTGTTTCTGGAACGTCGTTGCATCCCAGTAGTCTTCACTCCGCGAGATTTTTTGGTTCTCGATCGTGAGAACCATAAGCCCACGGAGTGAGATTTTCTGGCCGCGAGGGACGATCGGTCCCATCGCGGTGGACAGGGTGCCAGTCAGCGCATACTCGACGGCCGCCTTCTTGTTCGTGCCGACAATGATGGAGCCAAGCTTCCATTCTGCGTCGGGGAACCAGTCGATAAATTTCTGAAACCCCTCGACAATCGCTCCCGCACCGACCTTTAGCCGACCGTGGGCGATATCCTCGTGCGTCCCGTCCGTCGCGTAGAGCGCTGCAATATCGTCAATTCGACGACTGTTGTAGGCGTTGTACAGGGTCTCAACGAGTGCAGTGGTTTGCTCGACGACACCCATCAGGCCATCGCCAACTGCATCGAGACACCCTGCATGTACTGTCCTTCTCCGTAGAGTAACGGCCTCTTGGAAGAGGGTGCGAGGACCGCACGAACCTGAGCTAGAAGGACAAGGTGACTGTTCACGACGAAAGTTGTGGTTGCTCTGCAGTCAAAGGTGATAAGCGAATTCCTCAACACGGGCATATGGATGGTGTCCGGGACTTCCTCAGGCGGCAAAACGAAGGCTTCAATGAACTTGTCCTCACGTGGCCGCGAACAGAACTGCGAGATTGCCACCTGCTCGTCGCTTAGAATGTTGACTGCGAAATGCGGATCCCGAGTGATGTCGCTGGCGGTTATCGTTTCACGGTTCACGCATGCGATCAGCATGGGTGGATCCATACACGCTGGGCTGAAAGCGCTCACGGTCATACCCCAGGGACGACCGTCATGAAGCGTCGAGACGACAGTAACGCCCCCCACAAATTTGCGCATTGCTGCGCGGAACGCCAACGCCTCTGCTCCAGAATTAAGCTCCCAAACTTGGAAGGAGTCTCGCGGACTTTCGCGAATAAATGAAGAATTGACTTCGTCTGAATTACGCATAGATCCTCCATTGCGCAAACAATACGTTGCTTGCACTTGCACAAAAGCGAATACATCTGTCGTCGAACGCTAGATTCTGAAGAATCTCTTCAAGATATAGCTTTTCGTTCCCTGCTTTTTTTGATTTTTTGTTGACAGCAATGTTACGTTTCTGTCGTAGTGTGTCCAATCGATAATTCGGAAGCCATCTATCTAGCCAGTCGATATCTGGAGAGGAGCGCCTATGAACCTTCGTGGGGTTGATCTGAACCTGCTTGTGGTTCTCGACGCGCTTCTTCGCGAAAAGAGCGTCAGCCGAGCAGGTGAGATGGTAGGACTGAGCCAATCGGCTACGAGCGCCGCTCTCAGCCGATTGAGGGACATGTTTCATGACCCGTTATTAGTACGGGTTGGTCGCCGGCTTGCGCTGACCCAGAACGCAGAGAATTTGATCGAGCCGCTGAAAGACGCTTTGAGCAAGGTTCAGCAAACACTAATGCAACAAGGAGGCTTTGACCCTCATCACGACGCAAGAACTTTCACAATAAGCGCGTCGGACTATGCGGTCCTCGTGCTACTCGGCCCGCTGGTAAAGCGGTTAGAAACAGAAGCGCCACACATCACACTTCACCTTGTCCCTCGCTCGCATGACACTGAAAGAATGCTCCACGAGGATTTGGTGGATGTCGTGATCGAGCCTCACGAGCTATTGCCGGACAGCGATTTTCCCTCTGAGCCCCTGCTGAGCGACCGTTGGCTTTGCGCTGTTGACTCGCAAAACGCGATTATTGGGAAATCAGGTAAGGTTTCGCTGGAGGGATTCCTAAATGCGTCCCACCTCGCATATGGTATCGGACCTGATCGGCAATTCAACTTGGCCGACCAGCATCTAGCGCGCGAAGGTGTCAACCGGCGGATTACAGTGACTGTCGAGAGTTTCGTGCTAGTCCCCTTCCTATTACGCCAGTCCAATCTTATTAGTTTGGTGCTGGAGAGAGCAATTTCCGAACTGGGCGTCCCGGAGGTTATTGGGGTTGAGCCGCCCATAGCGTTGCCCGATATACATGAACGTATGTTCTGGCACCCGAGGCACACCAGCAATCTCGCACACTCTTGGCTGCGTGACTGCTTGCGAGAAACGGCAGGGCGGATTCAAGCCGGCATCTCACCCGTGAAAGGCGCAAGCCAACTCGAGGCTACGCGGGAAGAGGCTGAAGCGGATCGAATTTAAGGTCGCCCTCTTGAAGCGCTCTTACAGTTTCGGCAACGAATTCGGTAAACACCTGCAAGCGGTGGGTGGGCATCCTGCCAAGCGCATGGAGAACCTGGAACGGCATCCTCTTGAGGCTTGCCGACGGGATCACCTCAAATAGCGTGCCGCGCGCAAGGTCTTCTTGTACGATCAGTTTGATCACATATGCGAGCCCGATTCCGGATCTCGCCGCCTGATGGATTGCCGCGGCTGTGTCGAGATCTAGTCGGCCCTTTGGAATAAACTCTGTTCCATCGGCAAGCTGAACTGGATAGGTCCGCCCACCGATCGAGTATCGCGCAAAGGGCAACTCTCGCAGCATTTCGGCAGTCACCGGCTTGCCGCGGGTCGCTTCAAACGACGGCGAGGCCACCACCGCCATATCCAACTGCGCAAGAGTGCGGGAAATAAGAGAATTCTGCTCTGCAAAGCCTACACGATACGCTGCGTCGTATCCATCGCGGACGACGTCCGCGTGGCGGTCAGTCATGTCCAGCTGCAGTGATATTCCCGGATGCACCACCATGAACTTCTCGAAAATTGGTCCGAGAAGCTGCCTACCGAATTCACCTGGTAAGCTGACGCGTAGGTGACCCGATGTGTTTTGATTAAACTGGACGACATCGCCTGCTTGCTCGATGAGGTCTAGTATAGGACGCATCCGCTCGAAGAGTGCCTCGCCTTCTTGTGTTAGCGTGAGCGTCCTTGTGGTGCGCCGGAACAGCTTCGCTCCAAGAACTGCCTCCAGCCGCGATACAGCCTTTGAGGCGGATGAGGGGCTAGTTCCAATACTACGCGAGGCTGCGGTAAATGAGCCTGTCTCGACAGTTCGGCAAAAAGCGAGCAAGCCCGTGGTTTCACTTAGGAGACCGTACACCGAGATCCGCCTATTCCCAGCTCTCGCCCTGTGACGCCCGCTGACCCGGCCCTACCTCCCCGAGCAAATCCTCAATGCTCAATCCTGCGAGCACCGATTGCCACGCCGCGTTGACCTCCTCGATTAACCGTTCGACCGCCTGATTTAGAGCTTGAGCTGGCGGTTCAGCAGCGGCGAGCATGGAGCCTTTGGACCTCGGGCTGTCCATTGGACCTTCTATTGCCTCGATGATTTCCAGAATGGAAATCCCGCGCGCCTCTCTACTCAATCGATAACCGCCACCAGGACCGTATGAGGCAGTTACGATCTTCGCATGAGCAAGTGTCTGCAGCGTCTTCGCAAGATAATCCTTGGGCAGGTCGAAAGTTGCGGAGAGCGCACGCGTTGTCATACAATTGCCGGAGCGAACCGCGAGAAGCGCACAACACTGTATTGCCTGTTTTACCTGCGTCCGCAGTCTCATAATTCTACACCAGATGCCGCACCTTGGGTCGTCGCGTCCGAGTCATCGAACGGCGGCCAAGAGTAATCGGGGTGGCGTTTTGTTTGTAGTAAACTCAGGTTTGGGTAACAGTCGCCGACGCACTGCTCTAGTCGTCTGCCGATCGGGGAGTGAAAGCAGTCACCTTGGGGACTTCGATCGCGAGAAAATCGACGAGCGACCGGACAGCAGGGAGGAGCCCGTTCTTATATGGCATAAGTGCACTCATGCGAGCGTCGGCGGCCATCCAGCCCGGCAATATCTGGTATAATCTCCCGGCCTCTATTTCCTCTCGGCACATATATCCAGGCAATGCGGCAACGCCGAGGTTCGCGCACGCCGCTTCCTTCAGAGCGATCATGTTGTTGCTCAGAAATCTTGGTTCTATGGGGACCTCAATCTCCTGACCTACCGGACCTTTAAGACGCCATAGCTCGGCTCCGTGGCGGTCGTTAGCCAGCGTGGAATGTGAGGTAAGATCTTCCGGCTTGGACAGGTCGCCCGCCTGCTTCAGGTACTGTGGACTTGCAAATAGATACCAAGGCACACTGGCAATCCCTCTTTGAACCAAGGTTGAGTTCTGAAGGGACGCGACATGGCCGCGGAGCGCTAAATCGAATCCCTCGGCAACCATGTCGACCAACCGATCGGTTGCGATCTCAACAATCTTCACCTTAGGATATCTGTTCAAAAAGGTTGGGATGACGTCCCGCAGGGCAAACTGAGCAATCTCGACCGCGGTCGTGATCCTGATCGTACCGCTGGGCTCGTGTAATCTCTGGCGGACGAACTCCTCGGCGGTGTCTGCCGATTGAAGCATGTGGAGAGCATACTGGTAGAACTCTGCCCCTACGTCCGTCATGCCGAATTGTCTAGAGGTGCGGTTGATCAGCCGTACACCCAAGGAATCCTCAAGTTCGCGGACCCTATGACTGAGGGTTGACTTCGGCACGCGAAGGCTTTCGCCAGCTGCGGTAAAGCCGCCGCGATCTACGACTTGAACAAAGAAGTACACATCTTTGAGATCGAGCATTGGCACCTATCACTTTGGCGCGTGTAAACACGAAAAGGTCCCCGCGAGACCTCGCGACGACCAATTAATCGGCGGCTTCGTAGTATGACGTCAAGTGGCTGACGCGTTCAGCTTACGAATTCGACGAAATCCTCGATCGCTAGCTTATGATTCACCATGTTGTTTTCAGGGAGAGTGTTGTTGGCCCAGCCCAACGACATGCCCGCGATTACCATGTCAGTTTCGGGAAATCCGAGCTCCTCGCGGAGCAATCGATGCTGTAGCGACCAAATCTGCTGTGCACATGTATCCAGTCCTCTTGCCCTGGCCGCAAGCATCATGTTCTGCAGAAAGCACCCGTAGCAGATGAAACTTGCCCACTCAAGCTTCCGATCCATGGTGAAAATTATACCCACCGGGGCTTCGAAGAATCTGAATTGACGCTCGACGTCCTTGAGTCTGCCGTACTTATCACTCCGAGGAACGCCAACCGCATCGCCCAGTTGACCACGAAATTGATTGAAGCGACCGATGAACGGGTCGTGCAGCGGCTGCGGGAAGAACGGATACTCTGGTGCCAACTTTTCCGGACCCGCCCGAAAGGTCTCGACTGCTTTTGATGTGATCCGGTCTCTCGCGCTGCCCGTCAGGACGTAGCAGCGCCACGGTTGGGTATTGCTGGAACTAGGGGCAAAGCGAGCTGCATTGAGAATGTCGTTGACGGTTTCGCGCGGGACCGGCGTATTCAAAAAGCCCCGTTTGGCGCGTCTTTCCATCATTATTTGATCAACAGTAGATGCTCGATCGATGTCGGATTCATCCGGTTTCAGATTTGCCTGCATGACAGCTCCCCTTTCATTTTTTTGAGCTGTTAAGAATGGTAATAGCTCTATAGAGTTTTAGAAGTTCCCATGCTTGTACGCATGTTCCAACCACTTGAACGATGGCTCCGGGCGCGGTGGCATTCGTCCTCCAAAGCATGCGGTGGTTAGTGCCCACCGAACATGCTCCTAATCGCGTGCACGAGGTCGGCTCGCGTTCCGTCCGAATGGTTCGGAGGAGGTGACCCAGCCTCGCTATGTGATCCATGTCGGTGCAGTCGTCTCGCCAGGTCCTTGATTAAGAGTGGCCGCTCTATAGCGAGGCTATCGAACACTGACTTCTCGACCTCGTAGAATACGGCAGGTGTCAAGGTAAGAGACTGGCTTTCCTCGGGCTGCCCTGCAAATACCCCCCAGGCTCCAAGGACGTCGCCGGGAGCTAGTCTCTTGACGATCTCACCTTGATCGCGTCGCAAAGCGACTCCCTCGCGAACGATCAGCAGCCTGGTCGAGACGGACCCCTTTGCCAATAACTCCTCCCCCGAATCCGTCTTCTTTTCGATCGCGCCGGCGG
Proteins encoded in this region:
- a CDS encoding LysR family transcriptional regulator produces the protein MYGLLSETTGLLAFCRTVETGSFTAASRSIGTSPSSASKAVSRLEAVLGAKLFRRTTRTLTLTQEGEALFERMRPILDLIEQAGDVVQFNQNTSGHLRVSLPGEFGRQLLGPIFEKFMVVHPGISLQLDMTDRHADVVRDGYDAAYRVGFAEQNSLISRTLAQLDMAVVASPSFEATRGKPVTAEMLRELPFARYSIGGRTYPVQLADGTEFIPKGRLDLDTAAAIHQAARSGIGLAYVIKLIVQEDLARGTLFEVIPSASLKRMPFQVLHALGRMPTHRLQVFTEFVAETVRALQEGDLKFDPLQPLPA
- a CDS encoding maleylacetate reductase, whose translation is MKRALFLTTPGQEDYVRKCAQAVGPVAVGVFANATMHTPVSVTEEALSVVRERRVDGVVAIGGGSTIGLGKAIAWRTDLPQVVIPTTYAGSEMTPILGETADGQKVTRSDPRILPETVIYDVELTTTLPREAAVASGINAMAHAVEALYAEDRNPVVDLIAVDAISALYDSLPYLAESQKAAESSEKALYGAWLGGICLGSVSMALHHKLCHTLGGMFDLPHAELHAALLPHTLAYNGPAIPYVIDKLGKVFKQHDPAQSLFEFNQQLRVRAALAELGMPKDGIEPAVAAVLAKPCRNPRPLEREALIKLLKRAYAGAHPAP
- a CDS encoding flavin reductase family protein codes for the protein MRNSDEVNSSFIRESPRDSFQVWELNSGAEALAFRAAMRKFVGGVTVVSTLHDGRPWGMTVSAFSPACMDPPMLIACVNRETITASDITRDPHFAVNILSDEQVAISQFCSRPREDKFIEAFVLPPEEVPDTIHMPVLRNSLITFDCRATTTFVVNSHLVLLAQVRAVLAPSSKRPLLYGEGQYMQGVSMQLAMA
- a CDS encoding LysR family transcriptional regulator, which encodes MNLRGVDLNLLVVLDALLREKSVSRAGEMVGLSQSATSAALSRLRDMFHDPLLVRVGRRLALTQNAENLIEPLKDALSKVQQTLMQQGGFDPHHDARTFTISASDYAVLVLLGPLVKRLETEAPHITLHLVPRSHDTERMLHEDLVDVVIEPHELLPDSDFPSEPLLSDRWLCAVDSQNAIIGKSGKVSLEGFLNASHLAYGIGPDRQFNLADQHLAREGVNRRITVTVESFVLVPFLLRQSNLISLVLERAISELGVPEVIGVEPPIALPDIHERMFWHPRHTSNLAHSWLRDCLRETAGRIQAGISPVKGASQLEATREEAEADRI
- a CDS encoding nuclear transport factor 2 family protein, whose product is MGVVEQTTALVETLYNAYNSRRIDDIAALYATDGTHEDIAHGRLKVGAGAIVEGFQKFIDWFPDAEWKLGSIIVGTNKKAAVEYALTGTLSTAMGPIVPRGQKISLRGLMVLTIENQKISRSEDYWDATTFQKQLTFNTPEDKL
- a CDS encoding 4-hydroxyphenylacetate 3-hydroxylase N-terminal domain-containing protein, producing MRTGKEYLESLRDNRKVYVGGELIDDVTTHPKTRGYAKAIAEYYDLHLDPANRDIATFIDDKGNRQSMHWFLPRTKEDAVRRRKYADFIFRHFKGGIFTRPPMGMNCVMFTQVDDQQPWADNSIFKNGHRDLSGNIQRQWDEVTSKDLAISPMFVDVQFDRGRVEALGETPMLSIVEERDEGILVRGWKAIGTSVPFVNHILIGNLWRPGQTSEQTVYALVPIATKGISVVARESRVQPNADPYDRPLATIGDELDAMVYFDDVLISWDQVQHIGNPEHAKWYPQRQFDWVHLETQIRHCVHAELMVGLALLLTQSLGTSNNPVVQSQLAELIRFRETCTAFMLAAEETGFATPGGLFKPNNIYIDFGRAHYLEHQPRMVNMLIEFCGRGIVIQPTKRELDDPYIGPKLAEALRGAEISAHDRIKIFRQISERFLTEWGTRHEMFEKFNGTPLYLINLLTLQRTEYHVDGPLTALARQVLGFGDTAELGKRAQEAEKNAHYANVRFQPEYARAQDVHDGYISSPGERTSDNAA
- a CDS encoding nitroreductase, which translates into the protein MDRASTVDQIMMERRAKRGFLNTPVPRETVNDILNAARFAPSSSNTQPWRCYVLTGSARDRITSKAVETFRAGPEKLAPEYPFFPQPLHDPFIGRFNQFRGQLGDAVGVPRSDKYGRLKDVERQFRFFEAPVGIIFTMDRKLEWASFICYGCFLQNMMLAARARGLDTCAQQIWSLQHRLLREELGFPETDMVIAGMSLGWANNTLPENNMVNHKLAIEDFVEFVS
- a CDS encoding LysR substrate-binding domain-containing protein → MLDLKDVYFFVQVVDRGGFTAAGESLRVPKSTLSHRVRELEDSLGVRLINRTSRQFGMTDVGAEFYQYALHMLQSADTAEEFVRQRLHEPSGTIRITTAVEIAQFALRDVIPTFLNRYPKVKIVEIATDRLVDMVAEGFDLALRGHVASLQNSTLVQRGIASVPWYLFASPQYLKQAGDLSKPEDLTSHSTLANDRHGAELWRLKGPVGQEIEVPIEPRFLSNNMIALKEAACANLGVAALPGYMCREEIEAGRLYQILPGWMAADARMSALMPYKNGLLPAVRSLVDFLAIEVPKVTAFTPRSADD
- a CDS encoding Rrf2 family transcriptional regulator, giving the protein MRLRTQVKQAIQCCALLAVRSGNCMTTRALSATFDLPKDYLAKTLQTLAHAKIVTASYGPGGGYRLSREARGISILEIIEAIEGPMDSPRSKGSMLAAAEPPAQALNQAVERLIEEVNAAWQSVLAGLSIEDLLGEVGPGQRASQGESWE